TATATGTCTTTATTATATAAAGTCTCAGTAATCTCTGCCTTTGCAAAAATAGGCCTCATCTGCATAACCATACCCTCAGATAAGGTATCTAAATATTTTTCCTTAATCTCACTATTGAACATTGCAGCAAACAACTCCTAAGTAATTACTCATCTATTTTTAAATTGTTAAAGAAATTCCATATCTTTTGTGGTGATTTAGCATTTCCATTCTTGTCTACTACACCTAATTCATCCCACAACTTATTCTTCTTACTAAAGTTTATAGAGCTTAAAACATCAGTAATCTTACTTTCCAAATCATCCAGACTTACCCCATCTATTTGCAACTTCTTAGCTAATACAACATATCCGTTAAAGAACAAGTAGTTGTTTACAAAACTTCTCTTCCTTTCTTTTGCTATATCACCTAAGAATTCATCCACATATTGTGTAGCTAACGCATCAAAAAAGGATGTAAGGTATCTTGCGGTTTTTAATATGTCTGCCTGAGTAGAAAAATCTTTTTTAGAATAGCTTCTTTCAATTGCCTTTTTGAAGTCAGAGAAAGTTATAAGCAAGTTCTGATTCTGATTTATCCAGTCTCCATTTGTCTTTACATAATCACCAATTATGCTATTATCCTGAATAAACTTAACTATTTTATTAGAATAAACATTTTGGCTCATCTCAGCCACTTTAGATTTTTTCACTGGATTTATTGTATTTTGTTGACCAAAATGCTCTCTCGCTCTTTTTTGAGTGTAATTATAAATGTCCACTTTAAAGGTTTCTTCAAACAAATGATCTAGCTCAGGATGCTGTCTTATAGCCATAGTAATACCTATTAGCCGGTGATACCCGTCTAAAACGTCTAAAATGGTGTCTTCAGTCACTGTAAGTGACATACTGTCTTCATCATATATTAATTCTTCACCACTACTTGCACTTCCTACACGTGCATTAAAGGTAAAAACTGATTTAATTAATTTCCCCTCTAAGAACAGTTCTTTTATTTCCTCAACAGATTGTTTATTGAGCTGCGGTACAGGTATCTCAATATCAGAACCCTCTAGTTTTTTTGTTTTGTTTGTTCTTTGAGCATTAGGATTATAGTGCAATAATTTATTTTCAAATAACATAAATAACTCTTTAGCCGTAATTGGGAAGAAATAATTATCATCAGAATACTTTACAACTTGTTTAATTGTATACGGAAATTTTATATCTTCCTCCACAGATCCTTCCCATAACGTTTCAATTTCTTTCATATCCGTTTCTGTAAAGTAATTTCGTGGGTTAAACCTTTCACTTTCAAGAACTGAGTACAGTGACTTGGCTAAAAAGTACATATACTCTTTAGAAATTTCGACTTCTGGATTTTCTATATCGTAAATTAATTTTTGCGTTGTTCCTGGGGTAATTTTATTTTTAGCCATCTCTAATTGAATATCGTTAATAAAAGATCTTATGTGCTTATTTTTTGAGATAACGTCTTTCATTTCTGAAAGCAGTTTCTCATTTGCAGACTGATCAAAGATCACTGTCATATAGCCTTTCACCTCATGTCATGTTGCTAAATTTAAAGTTACCAAAGGCAATCTGGTTAATCAAGAAGAATTATCATTTGAACTGAGTAATCATTCCGAAATAATTGTTTTTCGCTCATTTACATGCTTTATAAATTTTTTTAATGTAACAAGATCAGTGTTTTCAAAAAAGCTAATAAAATCCTCTTCAGTTGCTTCATATAGTGGATTTAAGTCGATTTTTTCATCCATTGTTACACCAGCAGAGTTCGCTATGTTAATCTTTCTGCTCATGTATCTCTCTGTTGTTAATGTGTTTTTATGATTTCCTTGTTCTTTTGCTGCAAGTAAATCATGTCCAGAATCCTCATAGACATAGTCAATTCCTACACCCTTAAATGAGTGTAAGACTAATTCTCTTTCAGGAGGTATACCTAACCTTTTTTTCGACCTTTTCAATGAGTGTCGCAAAGATTGTTCCGAAAGTCCCTGAAAAACCAATTCAGTTTCGCTGACATCCTCTTCCTTCAGCTGCAACAATTCCTCATAAAATACCTGGTTAATGCCTGTAGACACAACCTGAGATCCTTTATCAATAACTGTTACTAAATAATGGCCTGTACTTTCATCTAGTGTTATGTCTTTCCATCTTACACGCAAAATGGCACTTACACGAAAAGATGTTCTGATGGCGAATTTAACAAACAGCTTTTTCATTAAAGGCTTTTGCCTTTCATTTATATACATATCCTGGGCAATTCTTTCCGCTTCTGTTTGTGTTGTTTTATCCCAGTTTTTAGTTACTGTTTTAAGTCTTTCAACAGTGTTAAACACAGACAAGTCAATATAGTCTTTATAATCATGCTCTAAATATGTATAGAGCATTTTCAGGGAGGTCATTTTTCTGTTAATACTATTATTAACTAATCCTTTTTCCTGCAGATACTTAACATAGTTGCTTAATTCGCTTTTACTTACAACTAAATCATCGGGAACTAAACTTTTGACATCTTTCCCTTTAATCACACTAAAGAACTGCTTAATATCCCCTTCATAATTCTTTCTGGTGTTAGACACTCTTATAGTTGATGAAGGGATCATATAGTTAGAATTCCCTGAGCTACTTCTTATATCTTTATTGATTAAAAAGCCCTCGATATCATCGTAAACTGCATAATTTTTTAATTGTTTTACTTTATTTTGCACAATCTTCTCCTCCTTTCCCCTCTAATAATTCATCAATAGAGACATTCAACACCAGAGCGATAAGCTTTATGGCTGTAACATCTGATTCATCTGGCATTTCAATGATTTTGTTTAAACTCTGAATATTAATCATTGTCTCCCTCGATAATTCCTCTATTGTGATGCCACGTTTGACCATTAGCTGTTTTATTCGCTCTGACATGCCGACCTCCTATTTTTTATGTATAGATTGAAGTGCGAGTATGTTATGGTTTATAAATAAACTCTTCAAATTCAATTGCTATGTGTCTTTTTAAATTCTTAGCAAAATGTATTAGGGATCTAAAATGAGGATTATTTTCAATGCTTCTTTTTAGTCCATCCCCACCTAATAATACTTTATTTAGATCATTTAATAATGCTGCTATCTCTATTTTTGCACCATGTAGATCATCTTCAGTATTTGCATTAACAATCATTTTTCTTATGTTTAGTACACTCTCTATGTAAGTTTGTTTTGCATTTAAAACAAAATCGGAATCAATATCTTTATGATTTGTAGACCTAAGTTCTACAACATGCATAACTAATCCTCCTTGTATTCACTTAGCAATTTCATGTATCCTTTAGTTAGTTGTTTTCTAACATTTTCATTCTTCATTATTTTTGACTTTTCAATGCTTTTTTCATGAAAGAATAAATCATTTTTAACTAAGCTTTCAACTTTCTTTTGGTAAATGGTTTTATGCACTGTCATACTGTTTTTTAAGTAACTAATTGCGGACATACCACCAACCTCCTATATACATATTTTTTATCTTTTACATCTATAGCAATTGTAATGCATTACATAAGGGAAGTAAAGATTTTTTTAACGACAAATAGCACATTCTACGCAATTTTTTTTGCAAATGTGCTGTTTTGTAATGCATTTCATTTTAAATTAGGTTGTATGTACTTGAAGTTGATCACTAGATGTTATAAAACCTTAATATTTAAGTGATGGCCTTAAAACTACAAAAGACGCTTAGCTCAAAAGAGCCAAACGTCTTCCTTTTCTGGTTAATTTAATTAAGTAAATAATAATACTAATAACTTTATGTGTCAATGGATTTTATGCTCCACGTGGCATTCCAGCTACTTCATAATCACCTGAAGCTTGTTGGTTTGAAGAATCTGCGCTTATGTAAGAAGTGCCCAGTGCGCCCAAGATAACTAAAGCCATAATAAGTTTTTTCATCGTCTCACCTCCTTTAAAGTAAAAGTAAATCTAAAAGTTTTTGATTTTCACCCATTTTTTGCAGTTCCAACAACGGCAGTCTAATAAGGAATTTGTCATTAGACTTTTTAAAATACTCGATTGAAGAATAGAAACATGCTTTATTTTGTTCGAGTCTCCCTTTCAAATAATGATGCATTGCAAGCTCATTATCGTTATGACGTAAAAGATATAATTTATCCAAAACTTTTTTTGCTTTGGAATTTTCATTAAAGTTGATAAAACAATGAGCTTGCTCCTGCAAATCCATAATTGACTCAGATTCAAAATTAATCCACTTATTTTCTTTGCGCCATACATTATTTAAGAAGCACAAAGCCTGCTGGAAAATCATGTTGTAATTTTCATTTTGAACAGAAACGCTTAGCCCTTTTAAAAAGTTTTCTTGAGCCAATTCATAATTCGAAAATAATAGAGAGTTGCCAATTGTTAAGTAGCTGAAAACCTGAAATCTCAGGATATTTGTACTTTCCAATGCCATTCTAGAGTACTCTCTGCACTCCTCTAATGAATTTTCATTTAGCTTTATATTAGACATTAGAACATGAACTCTTGTTTGATATGTATTTCTAATGTACATGTTCTCAGAAATCTCACTAAGGTCAATTTGTTTTATAAGTTGGGCCATCGGAGAAAAGTTACCAGTGCTTAAATAATGATAAAGCAGCAAGAGTCTTGAGAAAGAATTCATTTCAGGTGTTTTAATATTTAATTTACCGAGCCTTTTCACTGCCTCAAATTCAGTAATATCAAAGTTAGACAGTTCTCTATGTATTTTATACACTTTTCCATATTCTTTACTTTTCATATTGCTACAAGAAATCATTGATTCTATTAAAGCATCCTCTATTTCAAAAAACATATTTGCATCGGCGTACTCCAAAGCACTTCTTGCTGCTTTTGTCTTAACATCTAGGTTTAAACAGTAATCTTTCATTAATTCATATTCACGGTCTGGATACTGACTCTTAACAATGTTGACTATTGAAGAAAATTCATTAAAAGTTTTCCCATTATGGTTTAAGAAGTCATAAAGAGGATTTGGGTTTTTAAGGCCAGCTACTGTTGCCCATTTATTCATTAAAGAGTTGTCATTTTCCAAGTCTTTCTTCATAGCTATCCTTATTAAATCCATTATTTCCCCTCATTTCTTTTTGTTGTCTTTATTGGTTAACTTAATAATACTATAGATCACATTACGAGTCAATGAATTTATACATATTTTTTGTATTTGTATTCTCTTTAAAATTCTTATTTTATCAAGACACAATGAGGATTAACCCTCATTGTGCATAATTGGCCAAATACAGCTTTCCACCCTTATTTTAAGTTCTTCTTGTGCTTTATCATCTAACTTGTTGTAAAGCTCCCTTATAAGCTTTCTTTGGTATTGAATATGTTCAATTAAATAGTCTTTTTTGTAATTCTTTTTTAACCCTGGTCTAGTCAGTAACCATTCGTCTTCATACCCAATAAACTCAAGCAAAAGCGTCTTAAATGCCTCGTTTTCTTTTTCCAGAATTTTAAGCCGCTCTATTGTTATATGATCTGTAGTCATAACTATTCTCCTCAAATATTCAACTATTTGTATAATCAAGCGATGACATCCACTGCAAAAATTGCTGATAAGGATAATAGACTGTTCCTTTCAATTCTACCTTTGGAGCACCAGGGAATTTTTCCAGTAACTCTTTAACCTCCGCTTTACTTAAACCAAGGTGGTAATGCAAATCAGACTCCTTAATTAAAGTTGGATAGTCTGAATAACTTCCTTTAGGATTTTTGAAGTTTTTCAAACCATCGTTAATAAAATAGCCTAACGCAGCTAAGCCAATTCCTATCCACATGAGACCCAAAGAGAACACCCTTTCCATTTATACTATCAGAATAAAACAATTATTTGTTGATATTCACCATAGCTCTCCATCTTCAAGTTTTAAATCGAACACATCTAAAAAGAGGTTTAGTAAATATTCACACTCCTTTTCACCACCACAAAATTCTGGTGATAAAGCTACAGTTATCATGTCCCAATTCCACATTTTCTCTTTCATGTTTAATAATTGAGTCCTTATGGCTTCTTTAGATAATAACAAAGCATTAGAGTTATAATCTAAGTAGTTTTTATTAAAATAATCTAAGTCCAAATCAAGAATCAAACTTGTACCTTCTGTTTCCTTGTACCAATTTTCTCTCAAAATTTGTTCATAATGATTGTATGTATATGCTCTTTGAAAAATTTCAGATTGTTCAATATATACCGTATCATCGCTAATAGTAAAACAACCCTTTAATGTGCCATTTTTTTGTGCTGGTATTATAAATTCTACAATATCTAATTGGTTAGCGATTTCAACTGCCTGACTTTCCTCTTTTATATTCGAAACATCTATTGGATTGTCACAATAATCTAAATGCGAATCAATATGAATTAGGGATGCCCCAGGTTGTATGTATCCCCTTAATCTTCCTATTTCCCAAGCTGCAAAAGCGAAATTATGGTCTCTAGAAATAAAAATTTTTTTGTTTGGAAAACAAATACGTAAATTATCATGCAACATTTTTTCAATCATTTTATAACCTCTTCTGCTATTTTAAATTATACCTTTTTAAATCTTCTAAGACTCTATAATGATAATCAGGATCCTCTTCTAAAACATCATAAATGATCTTTGTTTTGATAAAATCATCTGCCCAAGACATATCAAATGTATCTTGCGAACTCACTAATAATATTTTTTTAACATTTTTGAAGAAAGTAATATCCTTCAATAATTCTTCTCTAAGCTTCTGTTTTGTCAGAGGCATAAGAGGGTAAATAATTGCAAAATCCAAATCACTTGGTGTCTTATCCCATGTGCTTCTAGTAACAGTGTCAATATAAACTGTACTTCCGTTCAAATTATAAGGGACTCCTGTTTTTAAAGTTCCAGTTGCCTTCATAAACTCCTTAGCATTATCTAAGCTGCTAGTTCTAAGTAAAATTCTTGATCCAACAAAATTCTCAGTTATGGTTTTAAACACAAGTTCATGTTTCTTAAACATATTTGTTCCAGTTATTAAAGCAACTTGTTCATTTGATTCAATAAAAGAAAGAATTTTTTCAATTGCTTGACTTTTGTTATTGCTCATACTTTTCACCTTCATTTTTAATTTTTAAAACGTTGTACCAATTAACAATGCAGATTACCATAAAAACAACTACGTTAATTTAGCGATTAATAGTATAGTAATATCAAACACCAGATGCACTATGTATCCAATAAAAAAGTTACCTGACCGGGAAAACAAAAGAATTTGCATTAATGTAAAAGGTAAGCCGATTAAAAAAACGCATTGAAGAACATTACCGTTATATACTGCCAAATGCGCTAGGCCAAAAATTAAAATTGCAGGGATTAAAGATATTATTACTACAATTTTATTGTTAAGTTTCAGTTTTAAAAACAATAAAAAGAAAAAGTAATACACAGAAAAGAACAGAATTTGCTCTGCCATAAGACTAATCGATAAACTATAAAAAGTAATACCGATTGGATCCTCAACTGCAGGATTTGCACTTGGCTTTATTCCTTTTAGTAAGAGACCTATGTTTACCGATAGTATAATCTCCGTTAATACTCCCAAAATTATATAAATCAATATTCTTGAAAATTTCACTTTAAAGAATAAAGCTCGGTAATTGCCTTTAAAAACATAGATAAAACTTAGAAGCAAGGGAAACGTCTGAAATACAGGCAACACCAAATTTGCTATTAAGATATTCCCTTGGGATATTCTCAGTATAAAATTGCCAACATGCTCAAAATAAATTACATAGGTAATCCATGATAATGATACAGAAAAAAGTACAAAAAGCTTCAAAAAACCTACTCTGTTTAATAATTGCTCTGTTTCAATCAATGTCCTCTTAATCGAGTTTATATTATACTTAATAAATTCTCTAAATGAATCAGTATCTTTTTGATAAGAAGTTGAAGTTTGATTTACTTTCAATTTACACGTTCTCCTCAGATCCGCTCTATTAGTGTTCCTCTCTCATTTTTTTGTTTAGCTTGAACCCAATTAACATTGACTACCCAGATGGAAAATATAAAATTCTTGCACCCATTATATACTTAACGCGGTACTTGACCCACTATAAATACCTGTATTTCTGTGCTTCTTAACTTCAAGTTAAGTATACTAGAAGGTCAGCTAAAGTCCCCATAAGCCATGCA
The Bacillus vallismortis genome window above contains:
- a CDS encoding DNA sulfur modification protein DndB: MTVIFDQSANEKLLSEMKDVISKNKHIRSFINDIQLEMAKNKITPGTTQKLIYDIENPEVEISKEYMYFLAKSLYSVLESERFNPRNYFTETDMKEIETLWEGSVEEDIKFPYTIKQVVKYSDDNYFFPITAKELFMLFENKLLHYNPNAQRTNKTKKLEGSDIEIPVPQLNKQSVEEIKELFLEGKLIKSVFTFNARVGSASSGEELIYDEDSMSLTVTEDTILDVLDGYHRLIGITMAIRQHPELDHLFEETFKVDIYNYTQKRAREHFGQQNTINPVKKSKVAEMSQNVYSNKIVKFIQDNSIIGDYVKTNGDWINQNQNLLITFSDFKKAIERSYSKKDFSTQADILKTARYLTSFFDALATQYVDEFLGDIAKERKRSFVNNYLFFNGYVVLAKKLQIDGVSLDDLESKITDVLSSINFSKKNKLWDELGVVDKNGNAKSPQKIWNFFNNLKIDE
- a CDS encoding tyrosine-type recombinase/integrase — translated: MQNKVKQLKNYAVYDDIEGFLINKDIRSSSGNSNYMIPSSTIRVSNTRKNYEGDIKQFFSVIKGKDVKSLVPDDLVVSKSELSNYVKYLQEKGLVNNSINRKMTSLKMLYTYLEHDYKDYIDLSVFNTVERLKTVTKNWDKTTQTEAERIAQDMYINERQKPLMKKLFVKFAIRTSFRVSAILRVRWKDITLDESTGHYLVTVIDKGSQVVSTGINQVFYEELLQLKEEDVSETELVFQGLSEQSLRHSLKRSKKRLGIPPERELVLHSFKGVGIDYVYEDSGHDLLAAKEQGNHKNTLTTERYMSRKINIANSAGVTMDEKIDLNPLYEATEEDFISFFENTDLVTLKKFIKHVNERKTIISE
- a CDS encoding helix-turn-helix domain-containing protein, encoding MSERIKQLMVKRGITIEELSRETMINIQSLNKIIEMPDESDVTAIKLIALVLNVSIDELLEGKGGEDCAK
- the aimP gene encoding lysogeny pheromone peptide AimP translates to MKKLIMALVILGALGTSYISADSSNQQASGDYEVAGMPRGA
- a CDS encoding AimR family lysis-lysogeny pheromone receptor, yielding MDLIRIAMKKDLENDNSLMNKWATVAGLKNPNPLYDFLNHNGKTFNEFSSIVNIVKSQYPDREYELMKDYCLNLDVKTKAARSALEYADANMFFEIEDALIESMISCSNMKSKEYGKVYKIHRELSNFDITEFEAVKRLGKLNIKTPEMNSFSRLLLLYHYLSTGNFSPMAQLIKQIDLSEISENMYIRNTYQTRVHVLMSNIKLNENSLEECREYSRMALESTNILRFQVFSYLTIGNSLLFSNYELAQENFLKGLSVSVQNENYNMIFQQALCFLNNVWRKENKWINFESESIMDLQEQAHCFINFNENSKAKKVLDKLYLLRHNDNELAMHHYLKGRLEQNKACFYSSIEYFKKSNDKFLIRLPLLELQKMGENQKLLDLLLL
- a CDS encoding DNA-binding protein, whose amino-acid sequence is MWIGIGLAALGYFINDGLKNFKNPKGSYSDYPTLIKESDLHYHLGLSKAEVKELLEKFPGAPKVELKGTVYYPYQQFLQWMSSLDYTNS
- a CDS encoding UPF0489 family protein, which codes for MIEKMLHDNLRICFPNKKIFISRDHNFAFAAWEIGRLRGYIQPGASLIHIDSHLDYCDNPIDVSNIKEESQAVEIANQLDIVEFIIPAQKNGTLKGCFTISDDTVYIEQSEIFQRAYTYNHYEQILRENWYKETEGTSLILDLDLDYFNKNYLDYNSNALLLSKEAIRTQLLNMKEKMWNWDMITVALSPEFCGGEKECEYLLNLFLDVFDLKLEDGELW